From a single Macrobrachium rosenbergii isolate ZJJX-2024 chromosome 7, ASM4041242v1, whole genome shotgun sequence genomic region:
- the LOC136840085 gene encoding uncharacterized protein codes for MGSGESYGPDFLINQSSQTCLTVISGSGVHDAVIGMSKCSGGIKQQWFAKNGQWHWGGNQALCLSRDKSGKLCLAPQSTLSQSWVHDEQDRLVLGSQALDVPRASPRTQVIFYPKNSGVNQKWWTFSKLKAYLADKQLTGEHCLAPAVLEMCRKEISRCYAVKNSSLKSSSECNCQVEYLVNQSTLTCLTVLSGTGPNDATIGLAPFSGTLNQQWLIQDSTWIWAGNLSCCLVPNLKQGILMLGAVYSSKASWNFDDQGVLETNSKALDVPRDSPRTRVILYSKHGGVNQKWWKLSQVKSILQKSPEMKASYPAPLVNMADRISAQSLSCQCKEKSRPTVELITGAAFEEPEYLISQSTHACLTVLDSTSPNDTSIGLAPYTGDARQQWHVKDGIWEWGQDRSYCLGPDLQTGMLKLTLNKEPNSSWTIDKDGLLMNGAHALDVPGEGDRTKVILYPKNGEIKQRWWRMSSLKSFIGRKMYPLSAADENAFKDEVARGIVNRLCSLMEPLPHPRDIDHYPGTVAPGTPRKTLMCTLAVGTVQQRSNLRMTVPEDWQATNMYVVAGDIFTITLPDITEKQAEQITVRVGAHRDCLTPTSPNLQKGFFKRMPVVSEEFDLSPGENRLRSQFGGNLIFTYGGKERFNVAAEVTNIVETPHYIFGKSSSTDWKRMKDLDAPFSVLETDKVVLIAPTSEARGIVDIDGLLRRYDDIMTKLEDLSGFTQNDPPPQGKQWMVDDVQITAGSAHAGFPAMFDHEFYDLTSPKTPHDWVVWHELGHNYQQGPYWSNAYGSETTVNLFSLYIEEKLKGGDRLKRENIYLPTAQAVDKGLTFEQADYWQQLVFLMEIKHSFPSHGWEMFRHLNRTVRALSEQDAAVLKKTRQNQYDYVYVTLSRFIGTDLLPHYQRWSLPVSEKAQNEVKSLGLPKAPQNMSASSNPE; via the exons ATGGGTAGTGGAGAATCTTATGGCCCCGATTTCCTCATCAACCAATCATCACAGACCTGCCTGACAGTCATCAGTGGCTCAGGTGTCCACGATGCTGTGATTGGCATGTCAAAATGCTCTGGCGGAATCAAGCAGCAGTGGTTCGCTAAAAATGGCCAATGGCACTGGGGAGGAAACCAGGCTCTCTGTCTTTCCAGAGACAAGTCTGGAAAGTTGTGTCTTGCACCTCAGAGCACACTGTCGCAATCATGGGTCCATGATGAGCAAGACAGGCTGGTTCTGGGGTCACAGGCACTGGATGTACCACGGGCAAGCCCCAGAACCCAAGTGATCTTTTACCCGAAGAACTCCGGGGTCAACCAGAAGTGGTGGACTTTTTCTAAGCTGAAAGCTTATCTGGCTGACAAACAACTGACGGGTGAACATTGCTTGGCCCCGGCAGTCTTGGAGATGTGCAGAAAAGAGATTAGTCGTTGTTATGCAGTTAAAAATAGCAGTCTGAAAAGCAGCAGTGAATGTAACTGCCAAG TGGAATATCTCGTCAATCAGAGTACACTCACTTGCTTAACTGTCTTAAGTGGCACAGGCCCTAATGATGCTACAATTGGACTAGCACCATTCAGTGGCACCCTTAATCAGCAATGGCTCATCCAGGATTCAACATGGATTTGGGCTGGAAATCTCTCATGTTGCCTTGTTCCAAACTTGAAGCAAGGCATCTTGATGCTAGGAGCAGTTTACAGCAGCAAAGCCTCATGGAATTTCGATGACCAAGGGGTGCTGGAAACCAACTCAAAGGCTCTTGACGTACCACGGGATAGTCCAAGAACTCGTGTTATTCTCTACTCGAAGCATGGCGGCGTAAATCAGAAATGGTGGAAGCTCTCCCAGGTGAAATCGATTCTTCAGAAGTCCCCAGAGATGAAAGCCTCGTATCCTGCACCATTAGTAAACATGGCTGACAGGATATCAGCTCAGAGCCTGAGTTGTCAGT GCAAGGAGAAATCTCGTCCCACAGTGGAATTGATAACAGGTGCTGCTTTTGAGGAACCAGAGTATCTTATCAGCCAGAGCACTCACGCGTGCCTAACGGTGCTGGATAGTACAAGTCCAAATGACACCAGCATCGGGTTAGCTCCCTACACTGGTGATGCAAGACAACAGTGGCATGTGAAGGATGGCATCTGGGAGTGGGGTCAGGATCGATCTTATTGTCTGGGTCCTGACCTACAGACAGGTATGTTAAAACTGACATTAAACAAGGAGCCAAATTCATCATGGACTATAGATAAAGATGGACTGCTTATGAATGGTGCTCATGCCTTGGATGTGCCTGGGGAAGGAGACAGGACAAAGGTCATTCTGTATCCTAAAAATGGCGAAATTAAGCAGAGGTGGTGGCGTATGTCAAGCCTTAAATCATTTATAGGTAGAAAAATGTATCCGCTATCTGCAGCAGATGAAAATGCCTTCAAAGATGAAGTGGCAAGGGGTATAGTCAACCGCCTATGTTCTCTGATGGAACCTTTGCCTCACCCAAGGGATATTGATCACTATCCAGGAACCGTAGCACCAGGAACTCCAAGAAAAACTCTCATGTGTACCCTAGCAGTTGGAACTGTGCAGCAGCGTAGTAACCTTCGTATGACAGTCCCAGAAGACTGGCAAGCTACTAATATGTATGTAGTTGCAGGGGATATATTCACTATCACATTACCAGATATAACCGAAAAACAGGCTGAACAAATCACAGTCAGAGTTGGAGCTCACCGTGACTGTCTTACTCCTACATCACCTAATCTGCAAAAGGGTTTCTTCAAACGCATGCCAGTTGTCTCTGAGGAATTTGACCTTAGTCCAGGTGAAAATCGTCTGCGTAGCCAGTTTGGAGGTAATCTTATCTTTACATATGGGGGAAAAGAGAGATTTAATGTTGCAGCTGAAGTGACAAATATTGTTGAAACTCCTCATTATATTTTTGGAAAGTCGAGCAGCACAGACTGGAAGAGAATGAAAGATCTAGATGCACCATTTTCAGTTCTTGAAACTGACAAAGTTGTGCTGATAGCTCCAACTTCTGAAGCAAGAGGCATTGTGGATATTGATGGTTTACTCCGCAGATATGATGATATCATGACAAAACTGGAAGACCTCTCAGGCTTTACTCAGAATGACCCACCACCCCAGGGAAAACAGTGGATGGTTGATGATGTTCAGATAACTGCCGGAAGCGCACATGCAGGATTCCCAGCAATGTTTGATCACGAGTTTTATGACCTGACATCACCTAAAACACCACATGACTGGGTTGTCTGGCATGAACTTGGGCACAACTACCAGCAAGGACCTTACTGGTCCAATGCCTATGGGAGTGAGACCACTGtgaatttgttttctctttatattgaaGAGAAGCTTAAAGGAGGCGACCGCTTGAAGAGGGAAAACATATACTTGCCAACAGCCCAAGCAGTCGACAAGGGACTGACATTTGAACAGGCCGATTACTGGCAACAGTTAGTTTTCCTGATGGAAATAAAACATTCGTTTCCGAGTCACGGGTGGGAGATGTTTCGGCACTTGAATCGCACCGTCCGTGCCCTGTCTGAGCAAGATGCTGCTGTACTGAAGAAAACCCGTCAGAACCAATACGACTATGTCTATGTTACGCTGAGCCGTTTCATTGGTACTGATTTGCTACCTCACTACCAAAGGTGGTCTTTGCCAGTTTCTGAAAAGGCACAGAATGAAGTGAAATCACTGGGGTTACCTAAGGCTCCTCAGAATATGTCTGCTAGCAGCAATCCGGAGTAG
- the LOC136839949 gene encoding uncharacterized protein — MKISMLTALAGTICVVSAAPQFNFNNEQPLPYSFAYGVNSLETGDVKEHKETLSPSGVTEGEYRWLQPNGLFRVTRYTADGGGYRAVVSEEAGEPVPVITTPTASTGQINRKGSVITSFRSNNQGFSGFQPGRTQIFQSQGLPISSTFPNREFTSFRNQDFRSPQITFSQGSSNGQTFQNGGFSGSRVFQNPGNVIDGGIIDGGIIDGGVTIIDGGVTISSSSDFEPGFNRFGSNQNNFNANLNTNFVPPFGDFNRFGNSGFANRNFNRGRPSYWHRTKTDS, encoded by the exons ATGAAG ATCTCGATGTTGACAGCCCTTGCTGGGACAATTTGCGTGGTATCAGCTGCACCCCAATTTAACTTCAATAACGAACAG CCTTTGCCATACAGCTTCGCCTACGGCGTCAATTCACTTGAAACTGGTGACGTCAAAGAACACAAGGAGACCTTATCACCTTCAGGTGTCACCGAAGGTGAATACAGGTGGCTCCAGCCTAATGGACTCTTCAG AGTAACTCGGTACACTGCCGACGGTGGCGGATACCGCGCAGTTGTTAGTGAAGAGGCAGGAGAACCAGTCCCTGTTATTACTACACCAACAGCTTCAACGGGTCAAATAAATCGCAAAGGGTCAGTTATCACCAGTTTCCGGTCAAATAACCAGGGCTTCAGCGGCTTCCAGCCTGGCAGGACGCAGATCTTCCAGAGCCAAGGCCTCCCCATTTCGTCTACCTTCCCAAACCGAGAATTCACAAGCTTCCGGAACCAAGACTTCAGAAGCCCACAAATCACCTTTTCACAAGGTTCCAGTAATGGACAAACTTTCCAGAACGGAGGTTTCTCTGGATCTCGAGTTTTCCAGAATCCAGGGAACGTAATTGACGGAGGAATCATTGATGGTGGAATTATTGACGGAGGCGTCACTATCATTGACGGAGGAGTCACTATCAGCTCTTCCAGCGATTTTGAGCCCGGTTTCAACCGATTTGGATCAAATCAAAACAACTTCAACGCAAATTTAAACACTAATTTTGTTCCTCCTTTCGGTGATTTTAATAGGTTTGGCAACTCCGGTTTTGCAAATAGAAACTTCAACAGGGGACGGCCGTCGTACTGGCATCGAACCAAAACAGATTCTTAG
- the LOC136840500 gene encoding uncharacterized protein, producing the protein MQAQTLMLLIGTVTTVLAAPQFDFNNNQPTPYSFAYGVSDPDTGDEKEHKETVSPSGVTEGEFRWLQPNGLFRITRYTADDASGFRAIVSEEPGERVGNYYTNSLLGGSVEVPSVFPSRGNLQSFSGFQAGNQQSFNSGNRIVTSSQNFQTQAPRRRPTFQTSTISTTQNQGFTSLPVQSFTIPQNPQPQTFTTFTSSQPSQSTGNIIDGGIIDGGIVSGGIVGGGVIDGGIVGTTSTTFDSGFNQFNPSTSSFNSGSSLNNFGSTSSSFGLNSNRPGTTRFSGASITQGIPVILANGPNQFSG; encoded by the exons ATGCAG GCCCAAACACTGATGTTGTTGATTGGTACCGTTACCACGGTATTGGCTGCCCCGCAATTCGACTTCAACAATAATCAG CCAACGCCCTACAGCTTCGCCTACGGCGTGAGCGACCCTGACACAGGGGACGAGAAGGAACACAAGGAGACAGTTTCACCGTCAGGAGTGACCGAAGGCGAATTCAGGTGGCTCCAACCTAATGGACTCTtcag AATAACTCGGTACACTGCTGACGATGCCTCAGGATTCCGTGCAATTGTCAGTGAGGAACCTGGTGAGAGAGTAGGAAACTACTACACAAACTCCTTGCTGGGCGGTTCAGTCGAAGTGCCTTCCGTTTTCCCCAGCCGAGGAAATCTGCAGTCCTTCAGTGGCTTCCAGGCAGGAAATCAACAGTCCTTCAACTCAGGAAACCGAATCGTGACGAGTTCTCAGAATTTCCAGACTCAGGCACCAAGGAGACGCCCAACCTTCCAGACCTCAACAATTAGTACAACTCAGAACCAAGGCTTCACCAGCCTCCCAGTCCAGAGCTTTACCATCCCACAGAACCCTCAGCCTCAGACATTCACAACCTTCACAAGCTCACAACCCTCTCAGAGTACCGGAAACATCATTGACGGTGGAATCATCGATGGTGGCATCGTCAGTGGTGGCATCGTCGGTGGTGGCGTTATTGATGGTGGAATTGTTGGTACCACTTCCACCACTTTTGACTCCGGTTTCAACCAGTTCAACCCCAGCACTAGTTCTTTCAACAGTGGGTCAAGTCTGAACAACTTTGGCTCTACCTCCAGTAGCTTTGGTTTGAACTCGAACAGACCCGGTACCACAAGGTTCTCCGGTGCAAGCATTACTCAAGGTATCCCAGTGATTCTGGCCAACGGCCCAAATCAGTTCAGTGGGTAA
- the LOC136840501 gene encoding uncharacterized protein: protein MKVSTLTILIGLVSAVSAAPQFGFNNEQTTPYSFAYGVNSPETGDVKEHKETVSPSGVTEGEYRWLQPNGLFRVTRYTADNGGYRAVVSEEAGEPVPTYYTNSLQGSGTSQGSIITSFQSNNQGFSSFQPGNLVISRAQNFQNQGFTNSPSFQNQEFRGFQFQGFRNPQNIFSRDSSNSQSFQNQGSPAHKFSRTKET, encoded by the exons atgaag GTTTCGACGTTAACAATCCTTATCGGTCTAGTTTCTGCAGTATCAGCTGCTCCTCAGTTTGGCTTCAACAACGAGCAG ACCACACCATACAGCTTTGCCTACGGCGTCAACTCTCCTGAAACCGGTGACGTCAAAGAACACAAGGAAACTGTCTCACCATCAGGCGTCACCGAGGGTGAATACAGGTGGCTCCAGCCTAATGGACTCTTCAG AGTGACTCGGTACACCGCTGACAATGGCGGATACCGCGCAGTTGTTAGTGAAGAGGCAGGAGAGCCAGTCCCCACCTACTACACCAACAGTCTCCAGGGCTCAGGGACATCACAGGGGTCAATTATCACCAGCTTCCAGTCCAATAACCAGGGCTTCAGCAGCTTCCAGCCTGGCAATCTCGTCATTTCCAGGGCACAAAACTTCCAGAACCAGGGCTTCACTAACTCGCCCAGCTTCCAGAACCAAGAATTTAGGGGCTTCCAGTTCCAGGGTTTCAGGAACCCACAAAACATCTTCTCACGTGATTCCAGTAATAGTCAGTCGTTCCAGAATCAGGGCTCTCCGGCTCACAAGTTTTCCAGAACCAAAGAAACGTAA
- the LOC136840502 gene encoding probable GH family 25 lysozyme 3 produces MKCQILMVLIGTITTVLAAPQFDFNNNQPTPYSFAYGVSDPDTGDEKEHKETVSPSGVTEGEFRWLQPNGLYRTTRYTADDALGFRAIVSEEPGERVGNYYTNSLLGGSVEVPSVFPSRGNQQSFSGFQSGNQQSFSGFQSGNQPSFSGFQSGNQQSFNNFDVRNQVVTSSQNFQNQAPSRGPTFQTSTISTTQNQGFTSLPVQSFIIPQNPQPQTFTTFTTSQPSQSTGNIIDGGIIDGGFVSGGVIDGGIVGTTSTTFDSGFNQFNPSTSSFNSGSSLNSFGSTSNNFGLNSNRFGTSRLSSRNNNNSNQGLAVLLAGDSNRFRG; encoded by the exons ATGAAG TGTCAAATTTTGATGGTATTGATTGGCACCATTACAACGGTTCTAGCTGCCCCGCAGTTCGACTTCAACAATAATCAa CCAACGCCGTACAGCTTCGCCTACGGCGTGAGCGACCCTGACACAGGCGACGAGAAGGAACACAAGGAGACAGTCTCACCGTCAGGAGTGACTGAAGGCGAATTCAGGTGGCTCCAGCCCAATGGACTCTACAG AACTACTCGGTACACTGCTGACGACGCCTTAGGGTTCCGTGCAATTGTCAGTGAAGAGCCTGGTGAGAGAGTAGGAAACTACTACACAAACTCCTTGCTGGGTGGCTCAGTCGAAGTGCCTTCCGTTTTCCCCAGCCGAGGAAATCAGCAGTCTTTCAGCGGCTTCCAGTCAGGAAATCAGCAGTCCTTCAGTGGCTTCCAATCAGGAAATCAGCCGTCCTTCAGCGGCTTCCAGTCAGGAAATCAACAGTCCTTCAACAACTTCGACGTAAGGAACCAAGTCGTTACAAGTTCTCAGAATTTCCAGAATCAGGCACCAAGCAGAGGCCCAACCTTCCAGACCTCAACAATTAGCACAACTCAGAACCAAGGCTTCACCAGCCTCCCAGTCCAGAGCTTTATCATCCCACAGAACCCTCAGCCTCAGACATTCACAACCTTCACAACCTCACAACCCTCTCAGAGCACCGGAAACATCATTGACGGTGGAATCATCGATGGTGGCTTCGTCAGTGGTGGAGTCATTGATGGTGGAATTGTTGGTACCACTTCCACCACTTTTGACTCCGGTTTCAACCAGTTCAACCCCAGCACCAGTTCTTTCAACAGTGGGTCAAGTCTGAACAGCTTTGGTTCTACCTCCAATAACTTTGGATTGAACTCCAACAGATTTGGTACCTCAAGGTTGTCCagcaggaacaacaacaacagcaaccaaGGACTCGCTGTTTTACTGGCTGGTGACTCAAATCGATTCAGAGGCTAA